One part of the Tachysurus vachellii isolate PV-2020 chromosome 6, HZAU_Pvac_v1, whole genome shotgun sequence genome encodes these proteins:
- the LOC132847667 gene encoding uncharacterized protein LOC132847667 — MPVYKQRPKQEAPVQREVARWTDQSVAALQDALDDADWDMFRHSSDDVNMFTEAVVGKLADDTVQKATIRMFPIQKPWVNKPIRDALRSRSAAYNTGLATGDMGEYKAASYSVRRVVKEAKWRYRRKLESQFQHGGSRSLWQGLRNITDYRTPASRMGNADASLAGELNTFYACFEALANHASGTNSMHAERAGEVNMFTISEHDVRRAFRRVNTRKATGPDGITGRVLKACADQLAPVFTEIFNLSLEQSVVPSCFKQSTIVPVPKKPQHACLNYYCPVALTSIVMKCFDRLVRDFITASLPDTMDPLQFADRHYRSTEDAIAQLLHTTMSYLDYRKGNYAKMLFVDYSSVFNTIIPSTLTSKLEILGLSACRCVSGSPTS; from the coding sequence ATGCCTGTTTACAAACAAAGGCCGAAACAGGAAGCTCCAGTTCAGAGGGAGGTTGCGCGCTGGACTGACCAATCGGTGGCCGCTCTGCAGGACGCTCTGGATGACGCAGACTGGGATATGTTCAGGCACAGCTCTGATGACGTCAACATGTTTACGGAAGCGGTCGTAGGGAAACTAGCGGATGATACGGTGCAGAAAGCCACCATCAGAATGTTTCCGATCCAGAAGCCGTGGGTAAATAAACCCATCCGCGACGCTCTGAGATCCCGCTCCGCTGCCTATAACACGGGGCTCGCCACCGGGGACATGGGCGAGTACAAGGCTGCGTCTTACAGTGTGCGCAGAGTGGTGAAGGAAGCAAAGTGGCGCTACAGGAGGAAACTAGAGTCACAGTTCCAACATGGTGGCTCtaggagcctgtggcagggaCTAAGGAACATTACGGACTATAGAACACCTGCTTCTAGAATGGGGAATGCGGACGCTTCTCTGGCAGGCGAGCTGAATACCTTTTATGCTTGCTTCGAGGCTTTAGCTAACCACGCTAGCggcacaaacagcatgcacgctgagagagctggagaggtaaACATGTTCACCATCTCAGAGCATGACGTGAGGAGGGCATTCAGGAGAGTGAATACCAGGAAGGCAACAGGACCAGATGGCATCACGGGTCGGGTTCTGAAAGCCTGCGCTGACCAGCTAGCACcggtgttcactgagatattcaacctctcactggaacagtctgttgtcccctcatgcttcaagcAGTCCACCATTGTTCCGGTCCCGAAGAAACCCCAGCATGCCTGCCTCAACTACTACTGCCCTGTAGCTCTGACCTCAATAGTGATGAAGTGTTTCGATAGACttgtcagagacttcatcactgcatcactaccagacacaaTGGATCCACTACAGTTCGCGGACCGCCATTACCGCTCTACTGAGGACGCCATTGCTCAGCTTCTCCACACCACGATGAGCTACCTGGACTAtagaaaagggaattatgcaaaaatgctgtttgtggactacagttcagtgtttaacaccataattccctccacgctcacctctaagttggagaTCCTGGGACTCTCAGCCTGCCGCTGTGTCagtggatctccaacttcctga